The sequence tgttttgttttttaaatattgttttattgttgttcacctctattttattatttatttctggtTTGAATTTGTATGGTGACCTTGAGTGACTAGAAAGGcgcctataaataaaaataactattattattattattattattattattatcatcctATATTTAACCTATAAATCCTATAACCTATATTTAGTCTATatttaaccctttcatgcaGAAATAATTTTCAGACACATCCAGATTCTGTCACATTTTTAACGTTTAACTGcattgttgttttctttctgaATATCACTTCTGTTACAATACTAAGTTGGATTGTCTCTGCTTAAAAAAACCACATGAAATTTTTGGAAATTGACATAAACGAAAACTAATAACCTTCAGCACCAACATATAAAAACATCAGATaccaaaatgattaaaaaaaaataataataataattctgtaaaCAATATACAGCATTAATACAGATAAGGATGAGATCTGTAGGGTTCAGGACTGTTTAGATGATGCAGCTGATTTCGGAAGttaaatcaacaacaacaaacaaacatccccaaaaatatgaaataattaaataaataaatacctaatTAAAAAGTAAGATTTAGTGTAGAATATTTTTATAGACAAAGCAGCGACGTAACAATTACAGCAAAGTACAGTGAATAATCCGGAAATTAttcatatattaataatttatgcAGTAGGAAAATTCTTCAGGTGTAGATAGTGTCATTACGGTCATataatcttttttatataaattaattcatttagaaTGAATGATAGTTTTAAAAGTAATGCAGGAAACTCTGGTATAAAAAGAAATCACTAACTATTTTAATagtcactttttataaaaaataataataataataataataataataataataataaataaacattaaaatcttTACGTCTAATTTTattgaagaataaataaaaaaataaaataaaaaacaataaataattaaattgtaCTTATTTTGGTAAACATCATGATCCtgttttacaataataatatacaaatattaataataaagttaataatttatttacatcaaCAAGGTTTTAACAGGCTTTAAAGGTAGCAgcctttattttttactttcagTTTAGTTTCttaatatataaacacattatctaTAATTTCTCAGTACTTTATAACATTAGCATTTATTTACACTTCTAGGTTATGATGAATAATTCTGTAACAGCGCCATCTACTGCTCAAGACAAACATTAGCAGTAACAGGACCTGGCATTACGGGACGTTTTTTTATTAGGATTTGTAAAACTTTACTAATCTTTACTAAGTCTAAGAATATAAATCAGTTATTAAGTATTGAATAATAACAGATCATTATAATAGAATATTATACCGGAGATTACTCTAAGAAGATTTGGCAGTGCTGTGATTATACACAATTCATAAAAAACGTGTCCTATTGCACACTTTTCCACGTGAGAACATTGCCCATTTCACACGTGTAGTTTAGAAGCGGGGTTATGAAGCACGGATTTTTCCCTGGGGTTATAAAACTCTGCTCTAAAGCAGGATCAGCAGCACTTTTGCAGTGTTAACTCCTCATTGCAGCCATAATtgagtacagtatattagaacATTATGgctagttgcttagcaacagacacccaaGTCAGAAATTAGTGGATTTACATGccgacatatttatttatttatttgcacttatgtgaaagtgtgagacgagccgttatttaaagcggTCAGAGTTTTTATCCAATCATGGTTTTcagtatacaaataaatagaagGTTAATCCAGAGTTTAGGAAAGTACAGTGTGATACACTAtactgtcaaaagttttgggacacccctccaaatcattgacttcaggtgttgtttttcaggggttgggctcggccggTTCCAGCgaagggaactcttaatgcctcagcttcataccaagacattttggacaattttatgctcccaacaaggggatgaccccttcatgttccaacatgactgcacaccagtgcacaaagcaaggtccatagatgagcgagtttggtgtggaggaatttgactggctctgtacagagtcctgacctcaacctttgggatgaattagagaggagactgtgaccccgaccttctcgtccaacatcagtgcctgacctcacaaatacgcttctagaggaacggtcaaaaattcccataaacacactcctaaaccttgtggaaagccttcccagaagagttaaagctgttatagctgcaaatggcgggagacaactccatattacattcatgtgcatgtaaaggcagatatcccaaaacttttggcaatatagtgtatatcagatCCCAGAATTAATCATTAATCCCAGGTAaaatatgagcagtgtgaaaccttgAACAAAATAACCCGGTATTCAGAGTTTACTAGGACTCAAGGGAATCATTTCAAGTGTGAACAGatgtaacagaaaaaaacagacaacatCATGGTGatgttacagagaaaaataaatcaacctAATCTTACACcaacatttattatttgtattcattAATGAACACAACCTTTTTATCCATATAATGGTACATTTACTTTGGGGAACGTCCGTGAAACAAGTATGTTATAGTAGCTGTAAACGTGATGGTCTTTCCCTTATTTCTTAACTTTTAAAAGTtaattcttttctgttttcctctcttaaaagtacatttttttcaatttgtcctcttttaaAAGTTaagttttttctgttttccttttttaaaagatatttttttctgttttcctctCTTAAAAGTTAATAAGCCTGGAGAtatattatatctatatatatgtatctatatctatatatatatctatatatatatatatatatatatatatatatatatatatatatatatctatatatatctatatctatatatatctatatatatctatatctatatatatatctatctatatatatatatatatatatatctatatatatctatatatatctatatatatatatatatatatatatatatatatataaaaaatacaaatatatatacaaagctctggcactggagactccttctgtaaacgTTACCCAAAGATCTCTTTATAGAAATCTTTCAcgtcagtgatttttttttctttgataaaTAGATGAAGGCAGATGGTCATCTAACGTGGATCTAATTAGCAGCAGTTGCAGATGTTTTCCCTGACTTTCATTACATTCCTTGACTTCCTTAAGAACCCAGCAAATCCAAATCTGAATATTGTGTACAGTTGTTTATGTACAGCTACATGATTACACCTTTTtatggtctcacacacacacacacacacacacacacacacagcctcggCATGATTCCTTCACGTCACCACACGAGACAACAATGAGAGGAAATACTAGCTGACATTCATCCCCGTCCACCCAATCCTGCGCTCCGTCCCAAAGCGCCTCCATCTCCACTACGCCAAGTCGCCTATCTGAAGCCTCTGAGGGTGTTATTCGACTGTGAAAGGGACAAACTAGGTTTGGGACAAAGATTTATCCCGTGAGATGAATCTTATCACTGTTTGTGCTGTGAGTTAGTCCGGTGTTGTCGGGATAACCCAGGATAGCTCTGGCATCTAATGTGGAAAAACTGAGACACGTTTCGGGCTCCTAAAATCctgtttctacacacacacacacacacacacacacacacacacacacacacacacaggcaaattTCCTAAACCGTTCGCCCGTCCAGACTGTGGTCAGACATGGAAAGTCAATTAAAGACGGTCATCTTCTTGGTTTTTTCCACATATTTGATCCTGAATTGTAGAATCTGACCTTGCTTTAAACCCCGTTGTGTTGTGTCACCCTGCAGGATATGATTACAATGAATATTTTCCAATACGAGCTCATGAGGAAATGATCTTTCGTTAGTGCTGGAGGAATGAAGCGCGGTGTCATGATCCATGCAGGAAAGGTGTGTagggaaaaatggaaaaaaaaaacaaaaaagatggACGACGTTTTAAAAACTTTTGGGGTGACATCGTTTCTCCGTGGCTACACCACAGATGTGCAGGAAAGGACAGCAAGGACACGGAGAGCGGCTCGGCTCGGATCACGTGTCGGCTCGGCTCGGACCCTCCGCCCTACAGGAACCCTGGAGCGAGGAGATAAGGAGAAGAGGCGCTGCTAATTTTATACAGGAAAAGCAGGAAATGTGACAGTTTCCTTCTAGGACAAAAAGTGTGAGGCAGCCTGTGGAATactgggaggaggaggagattaaaaagagagagagagagagagagagcagagagagagcagagattGAAGGAGGGATCATCTGGAGGTTGGAAGCTAGAAGAGTGAGGGAGCTGGAGGTCCGGAGTGAACGTGCATCTAGGCTCCGTTCTCCTCGGTCAGTCCGGACGGAGCGATGGGGGATAACAGCACGCATCCCATCCTGGAAATCTTTCAGTTCTTCAGCATGAGTAAGACACatcactctctgtatctctccgTTATTGGGTAATAAAACGTTTCAGGGCAGCACACAGATCCGTTTTTAGTGGATACGGAAAAATCTAATTAGCTGGGAATTTTTACAGCGTCGAACCACAATAACACGAGAGAGCGCTCAGGTATTTTTCCGATTTCCTGCTGCGATTTCCTTTATACCGAGAGCAGAGAGAAACTCTTACTGGTCCTTTTACTAGAAACTAAATAAATTTGTACAGAAATATTTCAGATGTTTTTCCATCTGTCTGGGTTTGGAGCCATTGTAAAAGTTTGGGCACTGCAAAATAAAGTGTTATCATGTGAGTTTGGGTTTCATCAACGTACCATTATTATCCTGAATAACTGAAATGTACAGAAATATTATTGGTGAAATAATAAACTAATCTGAAtgtgaaatgaataaaacttttaaggacattttcatgcttccTGCTGTTCgttttggactttttttcagatcttccaggcagttttatttatacatcATGAGCTCTCAGAAGACATCTATAAACTCATAgtattgaaaataataatataaagctAAGAAGGATCATTTGAGATCATTTTCCAaaacagaaatgcaaaaaaacccTACAGCATGGAGCtaaaggaaggagagaaaaccTGTCTTAATCATGTTTACACAATAGTTTTAACCCTGTACACTGTGTATCGTATtgaattctattctattgtatATCCTAGAGATTCATTAATACAATTAATCAGCTCACTTAAAGGAAACCAATCATGTTgagaattcatttttaattgttttccaGCTCCATTTTTAAGTGTAATCTCTTTCTATTCTGTCTCCGTGTCATTTTTGGCAACTGTGCCGTCGTCTCATCCAGAGCTCGCTTGTAAAAGagggttttttcccctcagatgTGACCAGATGTGGTggataagtaaacaaacaaataaaccacaGTAGAGTTTCATATTTAAATGCTCTGTGGTGAAACATTCAGCTCAGCAGCTCCCAGTAGTAATAATGCTAAAATTCGCAGAGCCAGACCCAACACCGTGCCACCCCATGTCAAGTTCATTAGCCTGTTACGGCTTCCGACGTAATGAGGAACAAAATTGGCTTCTCCGCCACAAACTCCTCATTAGCCCTCTGAAAGCTGGGTTATATCTGTCTGAGCCAAACAGCTCTTCTGAACCTTTCAGCAGAGCGGAACAGCGCAGCATGACTCCTAACTGCTTTTACCGAAACTTAGGAGAGAcggaggaaaaaatgaaaagagaaaccTCGGCGTTGGTTTTCTTCCTTTATGTCGTCTTCGGGGGTTTTCTTCTTCCACTGTCGCCTCTGGCTTCTTCATCAGGGACCAGGTTGTGAGATGGTGGAGGTGACATGCTGTGAAATATAATGCAATACGACATGAAAGTGAAAAACAATGAATCAGCACATGCTAGTATTGTGCATTGTATATTACTTCTATCACGTGTCTACGGTTATATACACGAAGCCCAGAGATATTAAACTAACCTCATGACACTATACAATTttatcatgctttttttttttttttacacaaattcATAAAATAATACCAACGTTTTAGGCAACATGATACACTCTCTCAAGCAGAAAACTTGCCCCCGGTTTGATGGATAAGCTGACCGAACACTAGTCTACTACACTTCCGGCTTAACCGCTTTATCTTTATCTATTCATCCCCTTCTccatgtggaaaaaaacataGCTATTAAATGGACGACACTGTCGATTCACTAACAATACAACGTTGAAGTATTTTAATATTAGGTCCTCCACCAACAAAAGTCTGAACACCGCCCTTTAATTCTTGGAAATTTCCATTTGTGTTTCTGTACTgttgatataaaataaaaaccaacatttaaaaagaaagacacatCCTAGTTTAATTATGTATTGACAGTCTTTTCCCTTTCCTCTCATCAGGAGACGCGATCCTTGCGTTCTGTCTGTCCATGGTGGTGGGACTCCTGCTGGGCGCTTTAGTGTACGTGGTGCTCACGTGGATGGCACGTCGTCGGGCGTCTGCCACCATCACCCGCATGCCATCTCCGCGCTCTTCTGGCCGCCCGTCATCCCCCCGGACTCGGCCCCTCGCCTTCAGCCGCCAGAGCAGTGCCTACGACCGGCGCAGCAACAACAGCATGGCCAGCGCCGCCTACTCTTTCCATAGGCAGACCTCGTCTTCACCCATCGATCACGCTGACCTGCTGGGTCGCAAGGACAGCTTCAGGGCCTCCACTTTCCACCCGCTGATCCAGTGCAGTCAGATCGCCCGCGAGGCCGAGGAAGGAAACCACGGCACCCTGTCCACCAGCCCCGGAGCCACCGGCACCAACAGCGCCGCCGGCTCCATGGTCACTCCACCAAGGCCCAGGCCTAGACCCAATTCCTTCTGGGGTAACAGCAGTCTGGGAGTCACACAGACGCCACCACCAGCCTATAACAGCATCATACGGGCCTATCAGGAGACCAGCACTTGAGAGATGAGGAAAACACGCCCCCTGGTGGAGGAGAAGGAAGTTCACCGACCGGGAGATGATCAGAGACTTGGCGATCTCTTGCTGATTTGGGAGCAGATTTATTTACGAtgcacagtgtgaaaacaaaaaCTGTCATTTTTATTACTGTCATTGAAATAAACATACAGAGAGCGTATGATTACTGGCACTTAAACGGGACAAGCCACAATCACAGAGCATCCGTCACCAGACTGTGTCGTGAGTGTAACGACTGAACGCTGATGATTCTATGCATGGAGTCAGTGTTATAAAAATGTCTCTATTCGCAGTATATTTTATTGACatcactaataaaaaaaaaaaaagacatggcTGCGTTTTCCTATTTCATTAACCTCCTAATAAACTTTAATAATTAGATGAAAATCCACACTGAATGATGATCTTTATAAATAACACCTCAAAGATTTCAGCTTCTTTCATTTGAAAGTTTCACGTTGGTTGACCCTCTCCTACATGAACCACGGTGCCCTACAACATCTTGATTAGGGTGTGGTTACATTTAACCCTCACTTTATCTCTACCGAAAGAGTgtgatgcagcggcgctttagtaCTTAAATTCCATTTTTCTCTCCTCCTGATCTGTACACTCTGCTCAAACGGATCAGCTTCCACCTTTCACCCTAATCCCGGTCAGCGTTGTCACGCTCATCATCTCGAACTCTGCGCCGCCTTCTGAGCTTGCGCCAACATCTGCACTACGTCTACgctggatttctcattaatatgtaGTTTAACATCGCTACAAAATGATGAGTGAGAAAATAAGCTCTTGCTCTTTTCACTTCAGGAGGAAAACGCAAAATTATAACTAATGCCTGAGACTATCCtaatgtacaccaatcaggcacaacattatgaccacctgcctaatattgtgttggtcctcctattgcctccaaaacagccctgacccgtcctgcactgtgtattctgaccgctttctatcagaaccagcattaacttcttcagcagtttgagcaacagtagctcgtctgttggatcggatcacacggaccaggcttcactcctcacgtgcatcagtgagtcttgaccgcccatgaccctgtcaccagttcaccactgttccttccttggaccacttttgatagatactgaccactgcagactgggaacaccccacaagagctgcagtttcggagatgctctgatccaacgTCCCTTTCTCTAACAGCTGCTCATTTTTGTCCTAGTATCTAGTTTTTGATATAAACTTCATACTAGTGCACTCAATctaaacctataccttcacttTGATTGTTTCTAGGCTTAGGCAGTCACTAAGGTCCTCCACACCACTAGGGGGCCATGTTTTGTATGATACTTTGGTGCTAAGACATAATACACTTGTGGGATATTTTCAGTGATGTTACCAAGCTCCAAGGTTCTCCTTGAGTTCTGCAGTTTGAGAAGTATGACCAGGGTGGGGGGGTGGATCGATGGTGTTCCAGTCATTTAGGATCCCAGAAATCAGCTGAATTTAGACACCTAAAGCATGTGGTATGTTTTAACAGCTGCTAAATCATACCAACCACTCCACTAGTCCATGGTGAACACAGAACACGAGTGAAGTGGATTAATACTTACAACATTTTTTGGAGGTACGCTGTTAAAGTGCATTACTTACATCCCGACAGTGACCTGATGTTCCTCGCTGCACTGTCTGGATTTCCCGTATCCCTGAGGAAGGCATTCTTTAACACGTCGGACCTCCTGTACGGTGACCTGCAACAGCTGCAACATGACATCATTACAAATTTTGCGATGTAGCGCAAATGTTCTTCTATTCAAGAGCGTTTTTTTACTAAACAAAGAACTGAAACGTTCACCAGAATACTCAAACCCACGACCACCAGTTACGAGGATTCTGGTAGCTGTTTAAGATTAttttctgttatagaaaaataataaacaccacagtGGTGTGATAGGGCCTTATAACACTCTGATTTGCAAATGATTACATGTTTTAAATTATGAATGGACCGAATGtcattttttaaccatttattgttacatttaatcTTGTGGAACATCCAAGAGACTACTAATGATATGAACATTTCTCTCAGATATGCCGGTTATCATTAAGAtaagacaaaataattaaaaacttcGCCTTGAAGTGAGAAATTATTAACTTCCACTTTTGCCCTTTTTATGGAGTTTTGGGGGCTTCACAATATGCAAATAAGCTTCGTCAGGAATGTGCTTTGCACGTAAGAATGAAGAACATCTGCGTTTCCATACCTGTAAATCAAGCAGAATATTTTAGATTAGTTTAAATTTGGATCATGCACACGGCTTGACTAATTGACCAGTAACCAGTTCCCCACCATATTACAAACAAGATCAGATGAAATGATAATATGCTAATAAACAAAAGTggggaatgggtggagaaaggtgtcgggggttctgtgtgatagaaaaatattggtgagaatcaaggggaaggtgtacaagacagtggtgagaccagccatgctgtatggtttagaggcagtgtcactgaggaagagacaggagtcagagctggaggaagcagagctgaagatgttctctttgggagggacacggttggacaggattaggaatgagtccatcagagggacagctcatgttggacgtttgggggattaagttagggaggccagattaagatgttcagaggagggagagtgagtatattggtaggagaatgttggacatggagctgccagaaaggagggaaagaggaaggccaaagaggaggtatatggatggaataaatgaggatatgaagctagtgggtgtaagtgttgaggatgcagaagacagggataggtggagagagatgattcactgtggccacccctgaagggaaaacctgaaagaagaagaagaagaagaagaagaagaggctaATAAACAAAAGTAAACATACAAATATTTACTTCAATTCACAACCAGATTCAGGGCCCAAGATTTCTTCAGGCTacaattttaataaacaaacaaacaaacaaacaaacaaataaacaaataaataaataaaggaaatcaGTGCAGGAAATGTTCAAAACAATAATCCTGTGCATCATAATAcatcattttataaataatacatatttaaacTAGAAATTTCCCTAAACATagttatttatctatctatctatctatctatctatctatctatttattcgttacaattatttttacattcacGTATTAATACCTGTCCCTACATTAATTGTTTTCATGGAGTTATCAAGGAAGCTAGCTGTTTATGTTGTGCTCCAAACTAGCTAAACCAGCTAGTTAGCAACCACGCGTTACAATGTACATATATCTCATTCTTAATAATGCCATATATGTTACTAAAAGTTGTCTAAttctgatgtaaatgtttaatcTTAAATTAAAAACTGTCAATAACTCGCTCCTAGTACATACGTTCAATCCGAATTGCGCAGGCGCAGTGAGTCGGCGTTCACAACAGCACGCGTGCGACTGTCCGGTGAATATTAATGACTCATGAATCAGTGCTCTTAGTGAATCAAATCATTTGACTCAGCTCTCCAACAAGAGCCGACTCTTTAGATTCTGAAACGACTCGTTTTGTCATCGACTTCTGTTCTTTCTAATTTATCGTATTCTTCCTGACAATATTTGTTTAACGAAATATTTGTTACTAATTAATCTTCGTTACCAATTAATAAAATAGCATCATTATGAATTCTAAGAATTCTTAAATTACGCTTCAACAGTAACGACACTGCATTACATAGACCCTAAGTATTGACGTATAACGACTCTTTGAGGTATCAAAATTGTATTGTATGGtcagtttatttttgtttttgagaACACACTTAGCTAGTGTAGTACAAATTAAGCTCTCACTTTGTTGACCTGACCATTTAAGGATTtctacagaaatatttttaacaatTAATGGATTGCGTTAGAATGCATTTTAAGAAATGATCCCATTTCGTATCCAATACATAAACCCTATCTACAAAAATCACATAATTCTTTAAAGAAATGTTCTCCATAATAATTTGTTAGTTGCCATTAGATGCCAGACTCCAAAACACcttaacttttatttaaactattataggttttgtaacctttttttgtagttttttttaaacaaggcttttattgttttaataataattaaaaaaataccaaCAGCTTGCAACAATCCTAATATGTATTAATTATGTACGTTAAAATTATTGCTGGTATAAAAGCTTCGACTTGACTAAAAGAAAATAGTTagtaccactactactattactagtattcattctttttttcgttttctttttctttataatttGGCCATGAAAGGGATAATTCAATAAAGAAAACTACAATGGATTGAGTCACATATACtgttaaattgtttttatttttttattgtttttattttggtaaaatatttagattttaaaaagcGAATAGATAATAATATAAGAATTCATATTCAGTAattggcaaataaataaaagatatctttttaaatacattaattcaGAAGTATTGAGCTGGTTTTCCTCATCCGGAAAGATCGTGCGTACCACAAGATGGCGTCGTGCTAGTTGTGATATTCTGGTAATTACGGTACGCATTTTTAGTGCTGTCATACTCGAGGGTTTACGGTAAATTGCGTAGCTCAATATGTCTGATGCTTCCTGTTTATTTTGGGCTTTGACTGCAACTGTCCTAAATGAAACCTGGGAATATATTTCCCCACTTTCAATAAATTATTCCTAGTATTTATAACTCTTTAAAACAAGGTAAATGAtcatatttgttttgttttatacacCGTAATTGTAGCTGTTTCTGATAACCCAATATGGCTAACGATAACGCAGTGAGGTGACCTGCTAACATTATGGAATATTTTCaaattatatcatttattttttatgcagTTATATTGTTAATCgataaaaaatgaacagataGATTTTTATCGTACTGTTATGGGTCGGCTAACTCCAGGACCCCGTCATGAGATCATACTATTTCTCGCAAGCTTGAGGCTGAATATCAATATCccgtttattttatatgaagtgCACTTGAATCCGTTATGTAATTCATGATAGTAGTGCCCTACATAGGGAGCAGGGAGCCATTTGGAATTCAGCCCTTTGTCTTGTCTTAACTTAAATCCACATTTGTGACCTTTAAAATGAAACAGTTTGCATTGACATAGTGTAAATACAGCTATATCTGCCTATGTTATTTAGGGCAATCTGTTTCTTTTAGACATTCTGTGAGCTTTTAGGTATGAATTATGTGCTTTTAATATCAGAATAATCACATtaaaacaagaaataaatgaataagctCCACAATTCTAAAGGGGCATGCATGGATCTCCAAGTGCTGTCCTTGAACTCTAGCACAGCAAATTTGTGTTTAGTGAGTATAGCTTTAACTAAAAGAACTTAAAGGTTGACTAATTAGTGGTGATATTTTTGCTTCTCCATCAACGTGCAGATGT comes from Hemibagrus wyckioides isolate EC202008001 linkage group LG25, SWU_Hwy_1.0, whole genome shotgun sequence and encodes:
- the myct1a gene encoding myc target protein 1 homolog, whose amino-acid sequence is MGDNSTHPILEIFQFFSMRDAILAFCLSMVVGLLLGALVYVVLTWMARRRASATITRMPSPRSSGRPSSPRTRPLAFSRQSSAYDRRSNNSMASAAYSFHRQTSSSPIDHADLLGRKDSFRASTFHPLIQCSQIAREAEEGNHGTLSTSPGATGTNSAAGSMVTPPRPRPRPNSFWGNSSLGVTQTPPPAYNSIIRAYQETST